The following are encoded in a window of Sinomonas cyclohexanicum genomic DNA:
- a CDS encoding MBL fold metallo-hydrolase codes for MRMTKFTHACVRLEKPGTAEARGSGQRVLVIDPGNFSEVEEALAGAEAFLVTHEHPDHVDVPRVAAVLVADPGLQGWAPAKVAEQLKEAAPSCADRIHAAELDTEFEAAGFRIQTFGSQHALIHASIPVVANIGYLVDGELFHPGDSFTVPHGTDVSTLLVPIHAPWSKVGEVLDFLIAVRARRAYPIHNALLNERGTGLVEKHAERISALYGTSFAHLEPGESVEL; via the coding sequence ATGCGTATGACCAAGTTCACCCACGCGTGCGTCCGGCTCGAGAAGCCGGGCACGGCAGAGGCGCGGGGAAGCGGCCAGCGGGTCCTCGTCATCGACCCCGGCAACTTCTCCGAGGTGGAGGAGGCACTGGCCGGGGCCGAGGCGTTCCTCGTCACGCACGAGCACCCGGACCACGTCGATGTCCCGCGCGTCGCGGCCGTCCTCGTGGCGGACCCGGGGCTCCAGGGATGGGCCCCCGCGAAGGTGGCGGAACAGCTGAAGGAGGCGGCGCCGTCGTGCGCGGACCGCATCCATGCCGCCGAGCTGGACACCGAATTCGAGGCCGCAGGGTTCCGGATCCAGACGTTCGGCAGCCAGCACGCCCTCATCCACGCGAGCATCCCCGTCGTGGCGAACATCGGCTACCTCGTGGACGGGGAGCTGTTCCACCCCGGCGACTCGTTCACGGTTCCGCACGGGACGGACGTCTCGACACTGCTTGTGCCGATCCATGCCCCGTGGAGCAAGGTGGGCGAGGTGCTCGACTTCCTCATCGCGGTCCGGGCCCGCCGCGCGTACCCGATCCACAATGCGCTCCTCAACGAGCGGGGGACGGGTCTCGTCGAGAAGCACGCGGAGCGGATCTCGGCGCTGTACGGGACCTCGTTCGCGCACCTCGAGCCGGGGGAGTCGGTCGAGCTCTGA